The Amycolatopsis sp. DG1A-15b genome contains the following window.
GGTCGCGCCGTCGATGCCCGCCGGCTCGGTCACCGACGACACCGAGCAGGCCGTCCTGCTGGCCCGGCTGCTCATCGACGGCCGCGGCACCGTCGAGCCGCACGTCTTCGCCGACGCCCTGCTGATCTGGGAGGCCGACATGGTCCGCCGCGGTTCCGCGGACCTGCTCGGGCCGTCCACCAAACGCGCGCTCGCCCGGCTCCAGGACGGCGTCCCGGCCGACGAAGCCGGCCGCACCGGCACCACCAACGGCGCCGCCATGCGGGTCACGCCGGTCGGCATCGCGACGCCGGCGGACGACCTGCACCGGCTGGTCGACGTCGTCGTCGCGACCGCGCGGGTCACGCACAACACCAGCCTGGGCATCGCGTCGGCCGCCGCGGTCGCGGCCGCCGTCTCCGCCGGGGTCGACGGCGCGAGCCTGGCCGAAGCACTCGACGCGGGCGAGCGCGCCGCCGTCGTCGGCGGGGAACGCGGGCACTGGGCACCCGGCGGGGAGATCGCCGCCCGGATCCGCTGGGCGCGCGACTGGGTGCGGGGCATGGCGCCGGCCGCCGTCGCCGACGCGGTCGCGCGGGTGATCGGCACGTCGGTCGCGTCGCAGGAGTCCGTGGTGGCCGCGTTCGCGCTGGCCGAGGCCATGGGCGACGACCCGCCGGCGGCGTTGCGCCTGGCCGCCGGGCTCGGCGGCGACACCGACACCGTCGCCGCGATCTGCGGGGCGATGCTCGGCGCCGCGCACGGTGTCGGCGCCTTCCGCCCCGACGTCGTCGAGACCGTGCTCGCCGTCAACCGGCTCGAGTTCGGGCCGCTGGTCGACGAACTCCTGAAGCTGCGCCGCCGATGACCGGGCGGCTGGTGCACACCGGGCAGGTCGTCCTCGACCTCGTCATGGCGGTGCCGGCCCTGCCCCCGCCCGGCGGCGACGTCCTGGCGTCGTCGACGAACTTGTTGCCCGGCGGCGGTTTCAACGTGATGGCCGCCGCCGCGCGGTCCGGTGCGCGGGTGCTTTACGCGGGCAGCCACGGCATCGGCGGCTTCGGCGATCTCGCCCGCGGCGCCCTCGCGGCCGAAGGCGTGGAACTGGCGCACGAACCTCTGTCCGAAATGGACACTGGTGTGGTCGTAGTGCTGGTGGACGCGACCGGCGAGCGCACCTTCGCGACCGGTACCGGCGCCGAAGGCCGGCTGCGCGCCGAGTTGCTCCACCGCGTCACCCCAAAGAATGACGACGTCGTGTACGTGAGCGGATACAGTTGGTTGCACGAGATCAATCGCGCGGCCCTCATCGAGTGGCTGCCCCGGCTGCCCGGCTCGAAGATCCTGTTCGACCCCGGCCCGCTCATCGCCGACATCGACCCTGGAGACCTCCATGACTTACTGTCCACAATAGACATCTTGAGCTGCAACGCCCGCGAAGCCGAGGTGCTGGGCGAGCTGCCGCCCGTCGCCGTCGTCCGCGAAGGCGCGAAAGGCTGTCGCGTCCACGAAAACGGCCGGATCACCGCCGTGCCCGGGTTCCCGGTCGACGTCGTGGACACCACCGGCGCCGGCGACACGCACTGCGGCGTGCTGGCCGCGGAGCTGTTGCGCGGCAGCACGGTCCTCGACGCCGTCGTGCGCGCCAACGCGGCGGCCGCGCTTTCGGTGACCCGGCGCGGCCCGGCGACCGCGCCGGGCCGGGAGGAGATCGACCAGCTGGTGGAGGCGACGCGATGACCGGTTCCCGCAGGCTCGAGGTGGAGACGAACGGCCTCGACGTGATCGACGACGCCGAGCGGCGCGGACGGCCGCGGCAGCTGTTCTGGCCGTGGTTCGGCGCGAACGTGTCGGTGCTGGGGCTGAGCTACGGCTCGTTCACCCTCGGCTTCGGCATCTCGTTCGGGCAGGCGCTCGTCGCCGGCGTCGTCGGCATCCTGTTCTCGTTCCTGCTGTGCGGGTTCATCGCCATCGCGGGCAAACGCGGGTCGGCGCCGACGATGCTGCTCTCGCGGGCGGCGTTCGGCGTGCGCGGCAACCGGCTGCCGTCGGCGATCTCGTGGCTGCTGACGGTCGGCTGGGAGACCGTGCTCGCCGCGCTGGCGACGCTGGCCACGGCCACCGTGTTCGAGCGCCTCGGCTGGGGCGGCGGGACACCGACGAAGGTGGTCGCGCTCGTCGTGGTGGCGGCGCTGACCGTCGCCGCCGGCGTGCTCGGCTTCGACGCGATCATGAAGCTGCAGACGTGGATCACCTGGATCACCGGCGTGCTGACCGTCGTCTACGTGGTCCTCGTGGCCGGCGATGTGCACTGGGCAGCGGTCAGCGCGCTGCCGTCGGGTTCGGCCCAGCAGTGGGTCGGGGCGCTGGTGTTCCTGATGACCGGGTTCGGCCTCGGCTGGGTCAACGCGGCCGCGGACTACTCGCGCTACCTGCCGCGGTCGTCGTCGAGCCGGGGCGTGGTCGGCTGGACGACGTTCGGCGCGTCGGTGGCGCCGGTGGTGCTGCTGGTGTTCGGGCTGCTGCTGGCCGGCTCGTCGCCGGACCTGAACAAGGCGATCGCGGCGGACCCGATCGGCGCGCTGACGACGTTGCTGCCACTGTGGTTCCTGGTGCCGTTCGCGATCGTCGCGGTGCTCGGCCTGGTCGGCGGCGCGGTGCTGGACATCTATTCGTCGGGCCTGGCCCTGCTCTCGGCGGGCCTGCGCATCCCCCGCCCGGCGGCGGCGCTGGTCGACGGCGTGATCATGATCCTCGGCACGATCTACATCGTCTTCTTCGGCGGCGAGTTCCTCGGCCAGTTCCAGGGCTTCCTGGTGACGCTGGGCGTCCCGGTGGCGGCGTGGTGCGGCGTGATGCTCGCGGACGTCCTGCTGCGGCGAGGCGACTACGCCGAGCGCGAGCTGTTCGACCCGGCCGGCCGCTACGGCGACGTCCGCGTCGGCCCGATCGCCCTGGTCCTGGTGTCGACGGCGCTCGGCTGGGGCCTGGTGACGAACACGTCCGCCGAGTGGCTGAAGTGGCAGGGATACCTCCTGGAGCCGTTCGGGCTCGGCGGTCGCGAAGGCGCGTGGGCCTTCGCGAACCTCGGCGTGCTGCTGGCGCTGGCCCTGGGTTTCCTGGTGACATTGCTGACGCGGCGGCGGGTCCGCGAACAGGAGGCGGCGTGAAGAGGATCCTGGCGGTCATCGACCTGCAGAACGTGTTCGCCGACCCGGCGAGCCCGTGGTTCACCCCCCGCTTCGCCGAGGTGCTCCCGCCGATCCACCGGTTGGTGACGGCGTTCGGCAACGACGTTGTGTTCACGCGGTTCGTCGCGCCTGCACGCCCGGAAGGAGCGTGGCGCCGGTACTACGAGCAGTGGCCGTTCGCCTTGCAGTCACCGGATGCACCGCTGTACCAGGTGGCCGACGCGTTCGACCCATCATCCACTGTGGACGCAACCACGTTCGGCAAGTGGAACGCCCGCATGGCCACCCGGGTGGGCGGAGCGGGCCTGGTGCTCGCGGGCGTCTCAACGGACTGCTGCGTGTTGTCGACAGCGTTGGCAGCCGCGGACGCGGGAGTCGCGGTGACGGTGGTGTCCGACGCGTGCGCGGGTGTGGACGACGAGAGCCACGCAAAGGCACTGGACATCATGAGGCTGTACGCCCCGCTGGTGACCGTCGTCACAACCGCGGAGCTGCTCGGCTAGTCTGGGCTCGGTGAGCCTCGAAGCCTCGGCGATCGCGTTGACGACTGCGGTGGTGAAGGCGGCTGCGAAGATCTGGCTGGGAGACCGGACCATCGCCGCCGACGCCTCCGCAAAGGTTTTCGACCTGCTCGAGAAGCAGGTCACCGGCCTGAACGACCGCCGCAAGCTCCGGCTGCTGTTCACCAACCTCGAGTCTCGGGTCGCCGACCAGCTGCTGCCCTTCCTCGACGTCGAGTTCCGTGCGTTGCCGGAGAACGAGCGCGCGGCCGCGGTGGACGCGGTGCACGAGACGTTCGAGCGCGCCGCGTTGACCGACGACGACCTGTTCGCCACCGACCTCGACGCCCCCTACCTCTACCGCTACCTGCTCCGGACCGTCCCCGGCGTCACCAGGCTCCTCTCAGCCGACGCGACCGAGCTGTACCAGCGGGTGCTGCGGGAATGCTGCGCGTACCTGGTCCAGGTCACAAGCACCCTGCCGCGCTTCCAGCCGGGTGCGCTCGTCGAGATCCTGCAGCGCGAGACGGAGATCCTCGAGACAGTCCGGAAGGTACTGGCGACGCTGCCCGAACGCCGTCACCCGGACGACTTCGCCGCGGACTTCCGCCGCCAGGTCGTGACGGCGCTCGACCGGATGGCGCTGTTCGGCGCGGGCCTGGCCGAGGCGACCCGGCTGTATCCGCTGTCGGTCGCCTACCTGAGCCTGAGCGTCACGTCCGAGGATGGCGTCTCCGGCGACCGGATCGAGCACGTGCTGCCGCGGACATCGAGGATCCTCCTGCGTGGCGAAGCAGGCTCCGGCAAAACGACGCTGCTGCAATGGCTGGCCGTCCAGTGCGCGAGCCGGCAGCTGCGGAACGTCGACGGCTGGGACAACCTCGAGCCGTTCCTGGTGCGGCTGCGCCGGTTCAGCCACTCGCCGCTGCCGGCACCGGAACGCTTCCTCGACGAAGTCGGCAGGCACATCGCCGACGAGATGCCGCCCGGCTGGGTGCAGCGACAGCTGCGCCAAGGCCGGGCCGTCGTGCTCGTCGACGGCCTCGACGAGGTCCCGGACGGGCGCCGCCGCGAGGTGCATGAATGGCTGCGGGAACTCGTCGGCGCGTTCCCGCGCGCACGGTTCGTCGTCACCACGCGCCCGACCGCGGTGACCTCCGGCTGGCTGCGTGCCGAGGGGTTCACCGAGGTGCGGCTCCAGCCGATGAACCCGCGCGACGTCCGGACGTTCGTCACGCGCTGGCACCACGCGCTGCCGGACGAGCCGCTCGACGAAGAACGCGACGCCCTGATCACGGCCATCGGCGCCCGCAGCGCACTGCGGCGGCTCGCCGAGAACCCGCTGCTGTGCGCGTTGCTGTGCGCGCTGCACCACCAAGGCAACGGACGCCTTCCGGAGAACCGGATGGAACTGTACGAAGTCGCGTTGCGCATGCTGCTCGACAGCCGCGACATCGAGCGTGGGATCGAAGCTCCCGTCAGGCTGTCGCTGACCGAGAAACTGGTGCTGCTGCGAAACCTGGCGTACTGGCTGGTCCGCAACGGCCACACGGACGTCCCGGTCGCCGACGCCGAAGCGCGCATCACGGCGAAGCTGCGTTCGATGGGGCAGATCGACGTGACACCGCGGACGGTCTTCCGCCACCTCCTGGATCGCGGCGGCGTGCTGCGCGAACCGGTCCCGGGCCGGATCGACTTCGTACACCGCACGTTCCAGGAGTACCTGGCCGCCCAGGCGGCGATCGAAGAGGACGACATCGGCATCCTGACGGCGAACGCCTACCGCGACGAGTGGCGCGAAGTGGTGATCCTGGCGGCGGGCCACGCCCATCCCGCACAACGCGAGCGTCTGCTGGACGGCATCCTCCAGTGGGACACGGACGAGCAGGAGCGGCTGAAGCTGGATCTGGTGGCGCTGGCGTGCTTGGAGACGTCCCCGGTGTTGAGCGAGCGGCTGCGGAACGAGATCGAGGACCGGGCCAGCACGCTGATCCCGCCTTCGACGTTCGACGAAGCGGAGGCACTCGCGGCAGCGGGAGAGTTTGTCCTCGACCTCCTGGCCGACAGCGAACCGGAGACCCCCGAGGCCACGGTGGCGACCATCCACGCGATCGCGTTGGTTGGCGGCCCGGGGGCGTTGGAACTGCTGACCCGCTACGGCGAGGCTCAGGACAAGGTCGTGGTCAACGAGCTAATCGTGTCCCGGCAGTGGTTCGATCCGACGGAGTTCGCCGAACGCGTGCTGGCCGATCTGCCGATCGAGATCATGCATGTGGAGGACCCGGCTGGACTCGTCGGTCTGGGGCACCTGCGACAACTCAGGGCCCTCTACTGCGAGATCGACGACGCGGACGAGTTCGACCTCGCACCACTGGCAGACACGTCGCTGGAAAGCATCCACTTGGCGGGAATCATGCACATTGAATCGACGGACATCGGACCGCTGTCCGCGATTCCCACCCTACGCGAGGTCGTCGCCGAGGTGCCGACGCACGGGTGGGCGCGGCTTGCCGAGCTACCGAACCTGGAGCACCTCCAGCTGAGCCAGATCGAAAACCTCGACCAGCTCGCCGACCTGATTCCCTTGCGGTACTTGCCCGCGCTGACGCTGGACTGG
Protein-coding sequences here:
- a CDS encoding NACHT domain-containing protein, with the protein product MSLEASAIALTTAVVKAAAKIWLGDRTIAADASAKVFDLLEKQVTGLNDRRKLRLLFTNLESRVADQLLPFLDVEFRALPENERAAAVDAVHETFERAALTDDDLFATDLDAPYLYRYLLRTVPGVTRLLSADATELYQRVLRECCAYLVQVTSTLPRFQPGALVEILQRETEILETVRKVLATLPERRHPDDFAADFRRQVVTALDRMALFGAGLAEATRLYPLSVAYLSLSVTSEDGVSGDRIEHVLPRTSRILLRGEAGSGKTTLLQWLAVQCASRQLRNVDGWDNLEPFLVRLRRFSHSPLPAPERFLDEVGRHIADEMPPGWVQRQLRQGRAVVLVDGLDEVPDGRRREVHEWLRELVGAFPRARFVVTTRPTAVTSGWLRAEGFTEVRLQPMNPRDVRTFVTRWHHALPDEPLDEERDALITAIGARSALRRLAENPLLCALLCALHHQGNGRLPENRMELYEVALRMLLDSRDIERGIEAPVRLSLTEKLVLLRNLAYWLVRNGHTDVPVADAEARITAKLRSMGQIDVTPRTVFRHLLDRGGVLREPVPGRIDFVHRTFQEYLAAQAAIEEDDIGILTANAYRDEWREVVILAAGHAHPAQRERLLDGILQWDTDEQERLKLDLVALACLETSPVLSERLRNEIEDRASTLIPPSTFDEAEALAAAGEFVLDLLADSEPETPEATVATIHAIALVGGPGALELLTRYGEAQDKVVVNELIVSRQWFDPTEFAERVLADLPIEIMHVEDPAGLVGLGHLRQLRALYCEIDDADEFDLAPLADTSLESIHLAGIMHIESTDIGPLSAIPTLREVVAEVPTHGWARLAELPNLEHLQLSQIENLDQLADLIPLRYLPALTLDWVPDLEDLQGLSFLDQPSQLSFEHCPHLRDIQAPQRWGDSLTLLRFAECPEVDLSSLSPLTGLRVLVLEGTPIPDLRPVAGLSALRELHLYSIRDIDLSPLAHRPDLKVTATIQPTLFDEDAAAGDRFEP
- a CDS encoding ADP-ribosylglycohydrolase family protein is translated as MTARDRALGAFTGLAVGDALGMPTQSMSRAAIAATYGPVTGLLTAVAEQPVAPSMPAGSVTDDTEQAVLLARLLIDGRGTVEPHVFADALLIWEADMVRRGSADLLGPSTKRALARLQDGVPADEAGRTGTTNGAAMRVTPVGIATPADDLHRLVDVVVATARVTHNTSLGIASAAAVAAAVSAGVDGASLAEALDAGERAAVVGGERGHWAPGGEIAARIRWARDWVRGMAPAAVADAVARVIGTSVASQESVVAAFALAEAMGDDPPAALRLAAGLGGDTDTVAAICGAMLGAAHGVGAFRPDVVETVLAVNRLEFGPLVDELLKLRRR
- a CDS encoding PfkB family carbohydrate kinase, producing the protein MTGRLVHTGQVVLDLVMAVPALPPPGGDVLASSTNLLPGGGFNVMAAAARSGARVLYAGSHGIGGFGDLARGALAAEGVELAHEPLSEMDTGVVVVLVDATGERTFATGTGAEGRLRAELLHRVTPKNDDVVYVSGYSWLHEINRAALIEWLPRLPGSKILFDPGPLIADIDPGDLHDLLSTIDILSCNAREAEVLGELPPVAVVREGAKGCRVHENGRITAVPGFPVDVVDTTGAGDTHCGVLAAELLRGSTVLDAVVRANAAAALSVTRRGPATAPGREEIDQLVEATR
- a CDS encoding isochorismatase family protein; protein product: MKRILAVIDLQNVFADPASPWFTPRFAEVLPPIHRLVTAFGNDVVFTRFVAPARPEGAWRRYYEQWPFALQSPDAPLYQVADAFDPSSTVDATTFGKWNARMATRVGGAGLVLAGVSTDCCVLSTALAAADAGVAVTVVSDACAGVDDESHAKALDIMRLYAPLVTVVTTAELLG
- a CDS encoding cytosine permease, which codes for MTGSRRLEVETNGLDVIDDAERRGRPRQLFWPWFGANVSVLGLSYGSFTLGFGISFGQALVAGVVGILFSFLLCGFIAIAGKRGSAPTMLLSRAAFGVRGNRLPSAISWLLTVGWETVLAALATLATATVFERLGWGGGTPTKVVALVVVAALTVAAGVLGFDAIMKLQTWITWITGVLTVVYVVLVAGDVHWAAVSALPSGSAQQWVGALVFLMTGFGLGWVNAAADYSRYLPRSSSSRGVVGWTTFGASVAPVVLLVFGLLLAGSSPDLNKAIAADPIGALTTLLPLWFLVPFAIVAVLGLVGGAVLDIYSSGLALLSAGLRIPRPAAALVDGVIMILGTIYIVFFGGEFLGQFQGFLVTLGVPVAAWCGVMLADVLLRRGDYAERELFDPAGRYGDVRVGPIALVLVSTALGWGLVTNTSAEWLKWQGYLLEPFGLGGREGAWAFANLGVLLALALGFLVTLLTRRRVREQEAA